From a region of the Sebastes umbrosus isolate fSebUmb1 chromosome 10, fSebUmb1.pri, whole genome shotgun sequence genome:
- the ch25h gene encoding cholesterol 25-hydroxylase-like protein — translation MTNSEGTEELLLQILWDWLRHQSFLTSPFFPVCFSLTVYLSCCLPYIYLDLLCPRLTLVQRFKIQPQSEMTWPMAWKCLRKILHHHVCFIFPLSVVHWYWRPVSFPALAPEMLTVVKDVLACLLLFDMQYFVWHLLHHKVPWLYHFFHKEHHLYTATFSLTTENTGVWEMLSLASFAALNPALLDCHPLTEMLFFVTNIYLSVEAHSGYEFPWSPCRLVPFGLYGGARHHDLHHLKFKVNYAPYFTHWDRLLGTLQGAQRKLRNTLKRS, via the coding sequence ATGACAAACTCAGAGGGCACAGAGGAACTCCTTCTGCAGATTCTGTGGGACTGGTTAAGACATCAGAGCTTCCTCACCTCTCCATTTTTCCCTGTTTGCTTCTCTCTGACAGTTTACCTGAGCTGCTGCTTGCCTTACATCTACCTGGATTTGCTCTGTCCCAGACTGACCCTGGTGCAGCGCTTCAAGATCCAGCCTCAAAGCGAGATGACATGGCCAATGGCTTGGAAGTGCTTGCGAAAAATCCTCCACCACCACGTCTGTTTCATTTTCCCCCTTTCTGTTGTGCACTGGTACTGGAGGCCTGTGTCTTTTCCTGCACTGGCACCTGAGATGCTGACTGTTGTTAAGGACGTCCTGGCCTGCCTCCTCCTGTTCGACATGCAGTACTTTGTGTGGCATCTGCTGCATCACAAAGTGCCCTGGCTCTACCATTTCTTCCACAAGGAGCACCACCTCTACACGGCCACCTTCTCCCTGACAACAGAAAACACTGGTGTCTGGGAGATGCTGAGCCTCGCTTCCTTCGCAGCCCTGAACCCTGCACTCCTGGACTGCCATCCACTCACCGAGATGCTCTTCTTtgtcacaaacatttatttgtcaGTGGAGGCACACTCTGGCTATGAATTCCCCTGGTCTCCATGTAGACTGGTGCCCTTCGGCCTCTACGGAGGAGCTCGGCATCATGACCTCCACCACCTCAAATTTAAAGTAAACTACGCGCCGTACTTCACCCACTGGGACAGACTTCTTGGCACACTGCAAGGAGCACAGAGGAAGTTAAGGAACACTTTAAAGAGGTCATGA
- the fas gene encoding tumor necrosis factor receptor superfamily member 22 translates to MMMASDSSKFPVWFTAFTVLLCLLVSGSSSAADLKNGSQCVDGTYQHEGLTCCLCAAGLHLKSHCTKSQTYGECKTCDSGQYSSHPTKQISCDPCRSCSQISAGLEVDEPCKPDADTKCRCKKGHYCDSEEICITCAPCEECGDVGIKKACTARTNTVCNDKIEGGLNDGAIAGILVAVTAILFLIGLVLAFLWKRRRDEKRRREHSLASQPNDVERQPLKELVPVVDLQSHMTDIAEAIGWRDMREVAMRSLIPIPTIESCELNHPGNSQEQTLELLKIWVEKQGREASKNLVQILEDKGKRGKAESVVQILS, encoded by the exons ATGATGATGGCATCCGACTCAAGCAAGTTTCCTGTGTGGTTCACCGCCTTCACCGTGTTGCTCTGCCTCCTGGTATCAGG TTCCTCTTCAGCCGCTGActtgaagaacggaagtcagTGTGTAGATGGGAcgtaccagcatgaaggactgacctgTTGTCTGTGTGCAGCTG GTCTGCACCTGAAGTCGCACTGCACCAAGAGTCAAACATATGGAGAATGCAAGACCTGTGACTCAGGCCAGTACAGCAGTCACCCTACTAAACAGATATCCTGTGACCCCTGCAGATCCTGCTCACAAATCAGTG CCGGTCTAGAGGTGGACGAACCCTGTAAACCTGACGCGGACACTAAGTGTCGATGTAAAAAGGGTCACTATTGCGACAGTGAAGAAATCTGTATAACTTGCGCCCCATGCGAAGA ATGCGGTGATGTGGGCATCAAAAAAGCCTGTACAGCCAGGACTAACACAGTCTGCAATGACAAAATTGAAG gGGGACTTAACGATGGCGCAATAGCCGGCATACTTGTAGCTGTAACTGCAATTCTATTTCTCATCGGACTTGTTCTTGCATTTTTGTGGAAAAGGAGACGCGACG AGAAGAGACGCAGAGAACACAGCCTAGCCTCACAGCCAAATGATGTG GAGAGGCAGCCTCTTAAAG AATTAGTTCCAGTTGTGGATCTCCAGTCTCACATGACTGACATTGCAGAAGCGATTGGTTGGAGGGATATGCGCGAAGTAGCGATGCGCAGCCTTATACCAATCCCCACTATTGAGTCTTGTGAACTGAACCACCCTGGTAATAGTCAGGAGCAGACACTCGAACTGCTAAAGATCTGGGTGGAGAAGCAGGGCAGAGAGGCCTCAAAGAACTTGGTCCAAATCCTAGAAGATAAAGGCAAAAGAGGCAAAGCAGAGAGTGTGGTACAAATATTATCTTGA